TCGTCGCGGAACGCCTCGGCGATGCGGGTGGCCGTGAAGGCGGCGCGCAGGCGCGCCATGGCGGGCTGATCCGAGGTGGCCACCACGACGACCGACCGCGCGAGCCCCGCGGCGCCGAGGTCGTCCTCGAGGAACTCGCGCACCTCGCGGCCGCGCTCGCCGACGAGGGCGATGACGGCGACCTCCGCCTCGGTGCCGCGGGCGATCATCGACAGCAGCGACGACTTGCCCACGCCCGACCCGGCGAACAGGCCCATGCGCTGGCCGCGGCCGACCGTGGTGAGGGTGTCGATGGCACGCACGCCGAGCGAGAGCGGCAGGGCGATGCGATCGCGGTCGAGGGCGGCGGGCGGCTCGTTGTCGAGCACCACGCGGGGCGCGTCGATCGGGCCGCGGCCGTCGATCGGGCGGCCGAGGCCGTCGAGCACGCGGCCGAGCAGCGCGCGGCCGGCCGGCACGCGCAGCGGCCCCCCGGCGGCGCGCGCGGGGGCGCCGGCGGTCAGGCCCGTGACGGGAGCGAGCGGCATGCATCGCGCCCCGTCCGCGCCCGTGGCCACCACCTCGGCGGCGATGCCGTCGCCGAGCGTGACGAGATCGCCCACGGCGCTGTCGAGGCCGCGGACCTCCACGCCGAGGCCCCGCACCTGCGACACGCTGCCGACCCGCTCCGGGCGGACGGCCTCGAGCACCTCGGACCAGCTCACGGCGCACCCCCGTCGTCGCCGCGCAGCGCGCGCCGGGCGCGGTCGAGCGCGGCACCGATGCGCGCGTCGATGCGGCCCTCGGCCAGCACGGCGATCGCGTCGCCCTGCGCGAGGGTGGCGTCCGGCGTGAGCACGACCCCCTCCGGTGCCTGGTCGCGCAGCGTCTCGGCGTCCACGGGGTTCAGCCGCAGCTCGCGCACCTCGGCGGGATCGACATGCGCCAGAACGCGGCGCAGCGCGGCGCGCGTGTCGTCGCGCAGCTCGCGGGCGAGGATCGCCTCGGCCAGCTCGATCGCCAGGCGCTCGAGCTCCTGCTGGCTCGCGGCGGCGAGGGCGCACTCGCGCTCGGCGAGCGACGCGGCGGCCGCGTCGATCGCCACGAGGGCCTGGCCGATCCGGCGCTCCTGGCGGATCCGCTCCTGCTCCCGCTCGCGCTCCTGCTCCTCGCGGACGATCGCCGCCGACTCGGCCGCCACGCGCATCCCCGCCGCGTGCCCGGCCGAATAGCCGCGCACGCGCGCCGACTCGAACTCGCGCTCGAGCTCGGCGCTGTGGCGGGTGATCCGGGGGAAGACCACCGAGGTGAACGGGGCGGACGGCGCGTCAGTAGACATACTCGTCCTCGTCGGTGCGGTGCACGGTGATCTCGCCGCCGGCGGCGAGCGAGCGGATCGTGCGGACGATCTCGGCTCGCGCCTCCTCGACCTGCGACATGCGCACGGGTCCCATGATGCGGATCTCGTCGTCGAGCACCTCGCGGTTGCGCTCCGAGACGTTCTTGCGGATGACGTCGGCGATCGCCTGGTTCACGCCCTTGAGCGCCAGGGCCAGCGTGCGGATGTCGACCCCGCGCAGCACGCGCTGGGCGTCGCGGTCCTCGAGCTTGACGATGTCGGCGAACGTCACCATGCGCGAGCGGATCTCCTCGGCCAGGCCGGTGTCGCGATCCTCGATGCTCGACAGCAGCGCCTTCTCGATCGCCGCGTCGGAGCGGTTGATGATCTCCACCAGCGGCTGCACGCCGCCCACGGCCTCGGTCGACTCGCGCATCGCGAACACCCCGGTGCGGGTGCGCATCGTCTCGGCGACCACCGCGATCGCCTCCTGCGTGGCCGATCCCATGGTCGCGATCGACTGGGCCACGTCGGTGCGCAGCGGGTCGGGGAGCGCGGCGAGCACCTGCGCGGCGTTGCTCGTGCGCAGGTGGGCGAGGATCAGCGCGATCGTCTGCGGCAGCTCGGCCTCCAGCAGCGTGGCGAGCTGGTCGGGGTCGGCGGCGTTGAGGAACTCCAGCGAGGTGCCGGCCATGTGCGAGCTCACGCGCGTGAGCACGCCGGCCGCCCGCTCGGCGCCGAACGAGGCCTCCAGCAGCGACGCCGCCACGTCGCGCCCACCACGGGCCGGGGGCAGCTGCCCCGCGGCGATCCGGTGGAACTCGCGCAGCGCCCGCGCCGTGGTGGAGGTGTCGGGCCGGCGCATGCGGATGATCTCGGCCGCCAGCTCCTCGGCCTCGGTCTCGGTGAGGTGCTTCATCACCTCGACCGCGCGGGCGCGGTCGAGGTTCATCATGACGACGGCGGCCTTCTGCGGGCCGCTGAGCTCGCTCACGCGTCCACCGTCTCGCCCATGAGCGCCCGCAGCGCCTCGGCGGTCTTCTCGGGGTCGCGGCGGGCGAGCGCCTCGAGCTCGACGCGGTGGCGGGCGAGCGACTGCTGGTCCGGCTCCGGCTCGGGGTCCGGCTCGATCTCGAGGGGAACGGTCGGGGCCGCCGACTCGAGCGACGGGGTGGTGCCGGGGAACAGCTCCGGCTCCTGCTGCTGCGTGAGCAGCAGGGTCGGGGTCTCGTCGAGCGCGAGCATCGGCTCGGTCTCGGCCGCGCGGCGCCGGCGGGCACGCACGGCGAACACGATGACGGCGGCCAGCAGCGGCAGGCCGATCGCGGCGGCGATGAGGGCCGTCGTCATGAGCTCGTGCGCGCGCTGGGCCTCCTCGTCGGCGCGCGCCTGGGCGAGGGCGGCCTGGGCGGCGTCGGCGTCGGCCGTGCTGAAGGCCATGGTCGCGACGGTGACCTCGTCGCCGCGGTCGGGGTCGACGCCCGCCGCGGTGGCCACGAGGTCCTCCAGCTCGCCGACGTTCAGGCCCGCGGCGGCGTCCTCGTCCACGGCGACCGACACCGTCTGGCGCGTCACGGCGCCGGGCGGGGTGGTGGTCTTCTCGGTGGACTTGTTGATCGCGTTGCTGCGGTTCGTCTCGGTCGACTCGTACGTGCCGTCGCCGCCCTCGGTCGGCACGGCGATGTTGTCGGGGCCGAGCACGCCCGTGCCGGTGCCGCCACCGGTGTACGACTCGGTGCGGGTCTGCTCCTCGGTGGGGAGGGCGTCCTCCGGCGTCGTGTAGGTCTCGTCGACCCGCTCGCTCGTCTCGTTGGACATCTCGGCGGCGACGCTGACCGTCGCGTTGCCGGCGCCCACCACGCGGTCGAGCATCTGCTGCACGCTCGCGGCCACGCGCGTCTCGTACTCGGCGGCCTGCTGATCGGAGCTTCCCGTGGTGCCCACGCCCACGGCCGAGAGGGTCTCGCCGGACTGATCGATCACGGCCACGTTCTCGGGCTTCATGCCGCTGATGGCGGCCGCCGTGAGGTGCACGATCGCGTCCACCTGCTGGCGGTCGAGCGTGGCGCCCGACTGCGTCTCGACGAACACCGAGGCGGTCGGGTCGATCGTCTCGCTGACGAACACGCTCTCCTCGGGGATCGCCAGCTGCACGGACGCGCCGGTCACGCCGTCGAGCGACGAGATCGTGCGGGCCAGCTCGCCCTCGATCGCGCGCTTGTACGTGACGGACTGCTGGAACTCGCTCGTCGTCACGCCGAGGTCGTCGAGGAGCGTGTAGCCGTTGGTGCCCTCGCCGGGCAGGCCGGCCGCGGCGGCGGCGAGGCGCTGGTCGTAGACGTCCTGCTCGGGCACGAGCACGGTGCTGCCGCCGTCGGCCAGCTGGTAGTCCACGCCGGCCGATTGCAGCTGCTCGACCACCGCGCTGGCGTCGGCGGCGGCGAGGCCCGTGAACAGCGGGGCGTACTGCGGGCGCATGAGCCAGCTGCCCAGCGCCACGGCGCCGAGGGCGAGCACGGCCACGCCGATGATCGCGATCGTGCGCTGCGCGAGGGTGAAGCCCGAGATCGCGCTCCGGATGCGGCCGAAGAAGCCGGTGACCGCCTGCGGCATCAGGCCTGCATCCTCATGATCTCGGTGAACGCCTCGACGCCCTTGTTGCGCACGGCGGCGACGAGCTCGAGCGTCACCGAGGCGCGCGTCGAGGCGATCATCGCCGAGTGGATGTCATCGAGGTCGCCCGTGACGGCCGCGACGGCCAGCTCGTTCGAGGTGGCCTGCAGCGAGTGCAGCTCGTCGATCGCGCCGGTGATCGCGTTGGCGAAGCCGGTGCCGTCGGTCTGAGCGGCCGGGGGCGTCGGCAGCAGCGCGTCGGCGGCGCCGGCGAGGGAGTCGATGGCGTCGATGGGCATCAGTTGCGTCCGATCTGCAGGGCCGCTTCGTACGAGGTCTTCGCGCGATCCACGACCGCCGCGCTGGCCTGGTAGCCGCGCTGGGCGAGGATCAGCTGGCTCATCTGCGAGGCCAGGTCGATGTCGGGCAGGCGCACGTAGCCGTCCTCATCCGCGAGCGGGTGATCCGGGTCGTGCACGAGGCGCCCCTCCGCGTCGCCCAGCTCGATGCCGGCGACGTAGACGCCCGGGGTGTCGCCGTCGGTCTCGACGACGACGTAGCGCTCCTGGAAGGCGGCGCCGTCGGTGGGGGCGGCGGTGTTGATGTTGGCGATGTTGTCGCTGAGGGCGTCGAGCCACTTGCGGTGCACCGTGAGCCCGGTGCCGGCGATGCCGATCGCGTCGAAGGTCATGGGTTCCTCCTCACGACGTGGTGCGCAGCGCCGTGCGCACGCCGTTGAACGAGCCGCCGATCGCCTGGGTGGCGAACTGGTAGCGCAGGACCGTGTCGATGTTCGACAGCGTCTCGGTGTCGAGGTTGACGTTGCTGCCGTCCAGGCGGGTCGGCTCGAGCGACTCGGCCGTGGTCGCGGCGACCACACCGGATCCCTCCGCCACGGACTCGGCGAGGGCGTCCTCGAAGAGCACGCGCTTGGCGTGGTAGTTCGGCGTGTTGACGTTCGCGATGTTGTCCGCGATGGCTCGCTGGCGCTGGGAGAGCCCATCGAGCGCACTGGTGAGCGCGCGGATGGTGACCGATTCGAACACAGACTCCGGCTTTCGACGTCCTGTGGGAGGGCCGATCCGTGGCCCGAGGGGCGAGCGATCCGTGCTCTGTCGAGATCTATCGGCCGATCGTCGCCCGCCGTTAGGAGTCAGCCGGCCCGATCGAGATAGACGGGTCGGTCGTCGCCCGTGGGCACCCGGCGCAGCGCGACCAGCTGGGCGAGGGTCTCGTCGCGCGCGGCCGCGAGCGCCGCGATCCGCTCGCGCTGCGCCTCGAGCACGCGGCCCGCGCGGTCGGCGAGTTCGGGCGGCAGGGGAGCGGCCGGCGGCGTCCACGCGCGTGGCTCGCCCGCGAGGTCCTGCTCGAAGCGGTCCAGCAGCGCGGCCCACTCGCGGCGGGCCGCCTCCTCAGGCACTGGCCTGCACCGGCTGCGCGGCGCCGCCGACCAGGCGGGCGGCCTCGTGCCAGGCGTCGCGCAGCGGGGCGATCAGCTCGCGGCACTGGCGCGTCCGCTCCGCGTCGCGCTCGATGTTGGCCGCGATGAGCGTGTCGGTGAGGTGCGCGTACAGGGCGCGCAGGTCGGCGCTGCCGTCCCAGGCGTCGGTGAGCGAGGCGTGCAGCTCGGCGACGATCGCCTGCGCGTGCAGGAGGTGCGTCGACGCCTCGGCCCACGCGCTCGCGGCCTGCGCGGTCTCGGCGCGCTCCACGTCGAGCATCAGCCGGTCGTAGAGCATGGTCACGAGCCGCTCGGGGGTGGCCGAGAGGATCGCGTCGCGCTGGTAGCGCTGCTGCGCGGCGCGCAGCTGGGCGAGGCGGGCGGCGGGGGCGGACGCGGTCATGACTCATTCCCCTTGCTGTAGGTCGGCAGCGAGGCGATCTGCTGCGACAGATACGTGGACTGGGCGTTCCACTGCGCCATCATCGTCTCCATGCGCAGGAACTGGGCCTCGAGGGTGGCGCGGCGCTTCTCGAGGCGCACGTCCATGCTCTCGATCTGCCGATCGAGCGAGCGCACCTCGGACTGCTGCCCGGTGATGCGCGTGGTGAGGAAGCCCTCGTAGCGGTCGGAGTAGGTCGTGCCGACCTCCTCGACGCGGCCGGCGATGCCGGCGAAGAACGCCTCGACGCGGGCGGGATCGGCGGCCATCGCGTCGGCGAACGCCTCCTCGTCGAAGGTGAGCTCGCCGTAGCGGTCGACGGAGATGCCGATGCTGGACGGCGAGACGCCGTCGATGGGGGCGATGACGGCGTTCGCGAGCGCGTTGCGCAGGCCGCGCACGGTCGAGTCGCCCGTGTAGACGCCCAGCACGGTGGTCTCGCCCTCGGCGACGGTGGCCTTCGAGCCCGTGTCGATCCGGTTCAGCACCGCGGAGATCTCGTCGATGAAGGTCTTGACGGTCTTGGCCGAGGCGGCGGTGTCGACCGTCACCGAGAGCGAGACCGGCTCGGCCTGGGCCGTGCGCACGGTGACGTCGACGTCGGGCAGCAGGTCGGTGAAGGTGTTCCTCGCGCTCGTGATGGTCTGCTCGGCGGCGGTGCCGGCGTAGAGACGGATCGCGGCGTCCTGGCCCTGCTGGGTGACGGCGGCACCGGCCTCGGTGGCCAGGTCGGTGGCGGTGCCGGCGGTGACCTCGGCGGCCGTGCCGCGGAACACCTGGAAGGCGCTCGCGGCGCCGGTGGAGTTGGCCACGAGCTGCAGCCGGTAGATCGGGTCGCCGTTGGCGTCGGTGCCGCCGCGCACGGTGGTGGCGGTCACGGGCACGCCGGCGTCGTTGATCGCGGCGGCGATCTCGGT
This genomic interval from Microbacterium sediminis contains the following:
- a CDS encoding FliH/SctL family protein, translating into MSTDAPSAPFTSVVFPRITRHSAELEREFESARVRGYSAGHAAGMRVAAESAAIVREEQEREREQERIRQERRIGQALVAIDAAAASLAERECALAAASQQELERLAIELAEAILARELRDDTRAALRRVLAHVDPAEVRELRLNPVDAETLRDQAPEGVVLTPDATLAQGDAIAVLAEGRIDARIGAALDRARRALRGDDGGAP
- a CDS encoding FliI/YscN family ATPase codes for the protein MSWSEVLEAVRPERVGSVSQVRGLGVEVRGLDSAVGDLVTLGDGIAAEVVATGADGARCMPLAPVTGLTAGAPARAAGGPLRVPAGRALLGRVLDGLGRPIDGRGPIDAPRVVLDNEPPAALDRDRIALPLSLGVRAIDTLTTVGRGQRMGLFAGSGVGKSSLLSMIARGTEAEVAVIALVGERGREVREFLEDDLGAAGLARSVVVVATSDQPAMARLRAAFTATRIAEAFRDEGAHVVLMMDSLTRVAMAQREIGLSAGEPPATRGYPPSTFSVLARLLERAGTASGGSVTGLYTVLVDGDDHNEPIADAARSILDGHIVLDRALAVTGHHPAIDVLGSISRVASKVTTAEQRRLATSLRSVMAARRSVSDLLDIGAYQPGANPRVDAAVAHEDAITAFLTQALDDVCPAPEAWARLARLVTAFEHTPSPAPVPEEAR
- the fliS gene encoding flagellar export chaperone FliS, whose amino-acid sequence is MTASAPAARLAQLRAAQQRYQRDAILSATPERLVTMLYDRLMLDVERAETAQAASAWAEASTHLLHAQAIVAELHASLTDAWDGSADLRALYAHLTDTLIAANIERDAERTRQCRELIAPLRDAWHEAARLVGGAAQPVQASA
- the fliG gene encoding flagellar motor switch protein FliG; the encoded protein is MMNLDRARAVEVMKHLTETEAEELAAEIIRMRRPDTSTTARALREFHRIAAGQLPPARGGRDVAASLLEASFGAERAAGVLTRVSSHMAGTSLEFLNAADPDQLATLLEAELPQTIALILAHLRTSNAAQVLAALPDPLRTDVAQSIATMGSATQEAIAVVAETMRTRTGVFAMRESTEAVGGVQPLVEIINRSDAAIEKALLSSIEDRDTGLAEEIRSRMVTFADIVKLEDRDAQRVLRGVDIRTLALALKGVNQAIADVIRKNVSERNREVLDDEIRIMGPVRMSQVEEARAEIVRTIRSLAAGGEITVHRTDEDEYVY
- a CDS encoding flagellar basal body rod protein FlgC codes for the protein MTFDAIGIAGTGLTVHRKWLDALSDNIANINTAAPTDGAAFQERYVVVETDGDTPGVYVAGIELGDAEGRLVHDPDHPLADEDGYVRLPDIDLASQMSQLILAQRGYQASAAVVDRAKTSYEAALQIGRN
- the fliE gene encoding flagellar hook-basal body complex protein FliE; translated protein: MPIDAIDSLAGAADALLPTPPAAQTDGTGFANAITGAIDELHSLQATSNELAVAAVTGDLDDIHSAMIASTRASVTLELVAAVRNKGVEAFTEIMRMQA
- the flgB gene encoding flagellar basal body rod protein FlgB, with amino-acid sequence MFESVTIRALTSALDGLSQRQRAIADNIANVNTPNYHAKRVLFEDALAESVAEGSGVVAATTAESLEPTRLDGSNVNLDTETLSNIDTVLRYQFATQAIGGSFNGVRTALRTTS
- the fliF gene encoding flagellar basal-body MS-ring/collar protein FliF, with amino-acid sequence MPQAVTGFFGRIRSAISGFTLAQRTIAIIGVAVLALGAVALGSWLMRPQYAPLFTGLAAADASAVVEQLQSAGVDYQLADGGSTVLVPEQDVYDQRLAAAAAGLPGEGTNGYTLLDDLGVTTSEFQQSVTYKRAIEGELARTISSLDGVTGASVQLAIPEESVFVSETIDPTASVFVETQSGATLDRQQVDAIVHLTAAAISGMKPENVAVIDQSGETLSAVGVGTTGSSDQQAAEYETRVAASVQQMLDRVVGAGNATVSVAAEMSNETSERVDETYTTPEDALPTEEQTRTESYTGGGTGTGVLGPDNIAVPTEGGDGTYESTETNRSNAINKSTEKTTTPPGAVTRQTVSVAVDEDAAAGLNVGELEDLVATAAGVDPDRGDEVTVATMAFSTADADAAQAALAQARADEEAQRAHELMTTALIAAAIGLPLLAAVIVFAVRARRRRAAETEPMLALDETPTLLLTQQQEPELFPGTTPSLESAAPTVPLEIEPDPEPEPDQQSLARHRVELEALARRDPEKTAEALRALMGETVDA
- the fliD gene encoding flagellar filament capping protein FliD, whose amino-acid sequence is MPSISFPGLASGLDTAAMVDALMEVQAIPRILLQQKADDRGVIVSNLQALNSQLQTLTTRAGDLTSATALAAFTSTASSDAVSVTARPGAQASSLDVVVDRVAKAHTVVSAGYAQWPTEPATLTIVDGAGELHEITAQGTSLTEIAAAINDAGVPVTATTVRGGTDANGDPIYRLQLVANSTGAASAFQVFRGTAAEVTAGTATDLATEAGAAVTQQGQDAAIRLYAGTAAEQTITSARNTFTDLLPDVDVTVRTAQAEPVSLSVTVDTAASAKTVKTFIDEISAVLNRIDTGSKATVAEGETTVLGVYTGDSTVRGLRNALANAVIAPIDGVSPSSIGISVDRYGELTFDEEAFADAMAADPARVEAFFAGIAGRVEEVGTTYSDRYEGFLTTRITGQQSEVRSLDRQIESMDVRLEKRRATLEAQFLRMETMMAQWNAQSTYLSQQIASLPTYSKGNES